In one window of Phalacrocorax aristotelis chromosome W, bGulAri2.1, whole genome shotgun sequence DNA:
- the REEP6 gene encoding receptor expression-enhancing protein 6 isoform X1, with the protein MGTVPQRMQSLLDRPGPLGDVLGRLEARTGVRRLYLATGSVAFLGLYLVFGYGASLLCNLIGFAYPAYVSIKAIESSSKEDDTVWLTYWVVYGVFSVAEFFSDTFLYWFPFYYAGKCLFLVWCMAPVSWNGSQVLYQNVIRPCFLRHHATVDNVLGNLSTKALDMASNITQEASKASLNLAQDAAKSK; encoded by the exons ATGGGCACGGTGCCGCAGCGCATGCAGAGCCTCCTCGATCGCCCCGGGCCGCTCGGTGACGTGCTGGGTCGCCTGGAAGCTCGCACCGGCGTCCGGCGGCTCTACCTGGCCACAG GTTCTGTGGCGTTCCTGGGGCTGTACCTCGTGTTCGGCTATGGCGCCTCGCTGCTCTGCAACCTCATCGGCTTCGCCTACCCCGCATACGTCTC CATCAAAGCCATTGAGAGCTCCAGCAAGGAGGACGACACCGTGTGGCTGACGTACTGGGTGGTGTACGGCGTCTTCAGCGTAGCTGAGTTCTTCTCCGACACCTTCCTCTACTGGTTCCCGTTCTACTACGCTGGGAAG TGCCTGTTCCTGGTGTGGTGCATGGCCCCCGTGTCCTGGAACGGGTCGCAGGTGCTCTACCAGAACGTCATCCGACCCTGCTTCCTCAGGCACCACGCGACCGTGGACAACGTGCTGGGCAACCTCAGCACCAAAGCCCTGGATATGGCCTCCAACATTACCCAAGAAG CCTCCAAAGCATCCCTGAACCTGGCGCAGGATGCGGCGAAGAGCAAGTGA
- the REEP6 gene encoding receptor expression-enhancing protein 6 isoform X2: protein MGTVPQRMQSLLDRPGPLGDVLGRLEARTGVRRLYLATGSVAFLGLYLVFGYGASLLCNLIGFAYPAYVSIKAIESSSKEDDTVWLTYWVVYGVFSVAEFFSDTFLYWFPFYYAGKCLFLVWCMAPVSWNGSQVLYQNVIRPCFLRHHATVDNVLGNLSTKALDMASNITQEVLQTLVSSRARLTAEVAPQLSLSPPKHP, encoded by the exons ATGGGCACGGTGCCGCAGCGCATGCAGAGCCTCCTCGATCGCCCCGGGCCGCTCGGTGACGTGCTGGGTCGCCTGGAAGCTCGCACCGGCGTCCGGCGGCTCTACCTGGCCACAG GTTCTGTGGCGTTCCTGGGGCTGTACCTCGTGTTCGGCTATGGCGCCTCGCTGCTCTGCAACCTCATCGGCTTCGCCTACCCCGCATACGTCTC CATCAAAGCCATTGAGAGCTCCAGCAAGGAGGACGACACCGTGTGGCTGACGTACTGGGTGGTGTACGGCGTCTTCAGCGTAGCTGAGTTCTTCTCCGACACCTTCCTCTACTGGTTCCCGTTCTACTACGCTGGGAAG TGCCTGTTCCTGGTGTGGTGCATGGCCCCCGTGTCCTGGAACGGGTCGCAGGTGCTCTACCAGAACGTCATCCGACCCTGCTTCCTCAGGCACCACGCGACCGTGGACAACGTGCTGGGCAACCTCAGCACCAAAGCCCTGGATATGGCCTCCAACATTACCCAAGAAG tcctgcagactctggtcagcAGCAGAGCCCGGCTGACGGCCGAGGTGGCACCGCAGCTCAGCTTGTCC CCTCCAAAGCATCCCTGA
- the APC2 gene encoding adenomatous polyposis coli protein 2, giving the protein MSGSIASYDQLVRQVEALKKENSHLRRELEDNSNHLSKLENETSDMKEVLKHLQGKLEQEARVMVSSGQTEVLDQLKALQMDITSLYNLKFPPEVAGGGRSAEDSPPPPAPHRDGAGDLGRATLRLLEELDRERCFLLGEIEKEEKEKVWYYTQLQSLATRLDELPHVETFSMQMDLIRQQLEFEAQHIRSLMEERFGTADEMVQRAQIRASRLEQIDKELMEAQDKVQQPEPQLCGKVPGMEGDGSLDPPTHPEEGGSSLGSSKVEVVFWLLSMLATRDKDDMSRTLLAMSSSQESCLAMRKSGCLPLLIQILHDSDGEPGPPESPAGAKDARMRANAALHNIVFSQPDEGQAKKEMRVLHVLEQIRSYSETCWDWLQMQSRDGGRGPEDSAAPVPIEPQICQATCAIMKLSFDEEYRRAMNELGGLQAVAELLQVDYEMHKMTSDPLNLALRRYAGMALTNLTFGDVVNKATLCSRRGCMEAIVAQLGSDSEELHQVVSSILRNLSWRADINSKKVLREVGSVTGLTRCALHAGKESTLKSVLSALWNLSAHSTENKAAICGVEGALGFLVSTLTYKCQSNSLAIIESGGGILRNVSSLIATREDYRQVLRDHNCLQTLLQHLRSHSLTIVSNACGTLWNLSARSPRDQELLWDLGAVSMLRNLIHSKHKMIAMGSAAALRNLLTNRPPKYKDAAVVSPGSCMPSLYMRKQKALEAELDAKHLAETFDTMEKQSLKSQSAKKPTRHMESLVKDYASDSGCFDDDEVPNVSTGVETASASVLSMFLNSSFLQGQALPRALAQRRCPEPEKDGSGKPAEPKKPPLLEDDVSLAAEKLANKISSTVAKIDKLVEDISTMHTSSDDSFSLSSEDHCLDWQYGPEEVHEARAQSCSPCRLSDAGGFAKRESLSRAHTLLRLKTAYTSLSNDSLNSGSTSDGYCTKEHMKPCTRATFLDYRDELQRYQKRPSRLDLKSILGSKPERAEPPTLKGRDTSEPEKPEQRDLPERAKKTVTFPSPKALDKEPEWKKEAGSKLSPDPQVRTIKLSPSYQHVPLLESLAKSGVATGAGHHPSLLGRKQAWLPPALLQTAESLSKIPEKLPAQPPATTEQESVQKYSVEDTPICFSRCSSLSSLSSADNVLDGQSHSENDLDSDSSLEILEMEEGDGEGEEGRHEKEKVADLGPATPVRISQPITIPLPKRDKVFLRESSPSRQDDLTPSSSSENYIQETPLVMSRCSSVSSLGSFESPSIASSIQSDPCSEMISGTISPSELPDSPGQTMPPSRSKTPLFELGCQPEKETSQFNIQWENNVKKFMEITDFKERFQLPQDLDSMVYFTVEKPNENFSCASSLSALPLHEHYVQKDVELKLMPTFPEKNSLNFAAHEKREERREERYLEGRRRADRPEPPDDDDIEILKECISSAMPSRFRKVKTSLLSGQVLHPQTKKPVHVPVYMLVPAHAHTGVPKHLRATARDLFKDDDSFTDSADGTPVNFSSAASLSDETLRYPAAEEAPHPRGPGTGRPAAVLPEGQHEAGSAGTLQARRAASSSSAPARLSSACKGKVGSSRGQGGEGKRVQPPPKSGRSLELEVGRASGSPGKKDAPQEDGVAFQSLCHTTPTEEAVYCFYEQDSDELPEVGREVSGSRAQPSRAPKKERLGGSVPRREPEPSPRPAKAKPRNNLIADETPPCYSLSSSMSSLSDANLSDGEERGQPCGKAPRPQTATAMGQAQEGSPSSPSLNSEDDLLQKCIGSAMPKRRRPSARRRMVERKQKPLGAGGRDRKAEARHHPAEDGGSDRGSDLDSVEWQAIQEGANSIVTWLHQAAASLSREPSSESDSILSFMSGLSVGSTLQLSLGRQEKKRTGSVAGRDVARREHSKSRPERKDAPGTRPTSRRSARTEQSPAPTKPVPNLPVVFRGRTVIYMPSLAKDAPSPRATPKKSSVAKPEVPPAKNLSLSQQRSRSLHRLGKPPETGDLALPKRSTTPPARIGKGPPSSGSSRTSTPSQHAPKKLPSPSQLAKQGPPAAGKAGGSPSPPGPPARAPAPKSPAPKQSKTQKSPVRIPFMQKPSRKVLPGRGTMPVLEEQADAGKAQGGRPGGSRLNLVRMSSARSSGSDSDRSGFLRQLTFIKESSSLLLRHRAELSPAQPTASLPRRASPQRSRTALPAVFLCSSRCEELKAAKPAAPSPRPLIPRAQPGSKAPAGAKPPRRTSSESPSRLPVKTSIPTPEPFKRYSSSPNISVARRTGSPSSVLSARSEASARRRQTEAAPGGQQAKPPVVMMKGTWRRIRDEDIPHILKSTLPSSALPLADAGEEERPGTPGPRKTSDAVVQTEDFSTTKTNSSTSPTLETREGPPHTRAACDGEALAPAKATLPISFGHEAPAGTFPASRHGSPSRAARVTPFNYVPSPMVVTAVADKAVEKIQA; this is encoded by the exons ATGTCCGGCTCCATCGCCTCGTACGACCAGCTGGTGCGGCAGGTGGAGGCGCTGAAGAAGGAGAACAGCCACCTCCGGCGGGAGCTGGAGGACAACTCCAACCACCTCTCCAAGCTGGAGAATGAGACCTCGGACATGAAA GAGGTCCTGAAGCACCTCCAGGgcaagctggagcaggaggcGCGGGTCATGGTGTCCTCAGGGCAGACGGAGGTCCTGGACCAGCTGAAAG ccctgcagatggACATCACCAGCCTCTACAACCTCAAGTTCCCGCCGGAGGTGGCTGGAGGCGGCCGCAGCGCCGAGGACAGCCCACCGCCACCCGCGCCCCACCGGGATGGCGCCGGGGACCTGGGCAGAGCCACCCTCCGGCTGCTGGAAGAGCTCGACCGGGAGAG gtgcTTCTTGCTGGGCGAGATcgagaaggaggagaaggagaaggtgtGGTACTAcacccagctgcagagcctggCCACGCGCCTGGACGAGCTGCCCCACGTGGAGACA tTCTCCATGCAGATGGATCTCATCCGGCAGCAGCTGGAGTTCGAGGCCCAGCACATCCGCTCGCTGATGGAGGAGCGCTTCGGGACGGCGGACGAGATGGTGCAGCGGGCGCAG ATCCGTGCATCCCGGCTGGAGCAGATCGACAAAGAGCTCATGGAGGCACAGGACAAGGTGCAGCAGCCAGAGCCGCAG ctctgcGGGAAGGTGCCAGGCATGGAGGGGGATGGCAGCCTGGATCCCCCGACCCACCCCGAGGAGGGGGGCAGCAgtctgggcagcagcaag GTGGAGGTGGTCTTCTGGCTCCTGTCCATGCTGGCCACGCGGGACAAGGATGACATGTCCCGCACGCTGCTGGCCATGTCCAGCTCgcaggagagctgcctggccaTGCGCAAGTCgggctgcctgcccctgctCATCCAGATCCTGCACGACTCGGACGGCGAGCCGGGGCCCCCCGAGAGCCCCGCCGGCGCCAAGGACGCCCGCATGCGTGCCAACGCCGCCCTCCACAACATCGTGTTCTCCCAGCCCGATGAGGGCCAGGCCAAGAAGGAGATGCGGGTGCTGCACGTGCTGGAGCAGATCCGCTCCTACTCGGAGACTTGCTGGGACTGGCTGCAGATGCAGAGCAGGGACGGGGGCCGAGGCCCCGAGGACAGCGCGG CGCCGGTGCCCATCGAGCCCCAGATCTGCCAGGCCACCTGCGCCATCATGAAGCTCTCCTTCGACGAGGAGTACCGGCGGGCCATGAACGAGCTGG GTGGGCTGCAGGCGGTGGCCGAGCTGCTGCAGGTGGACTACGAGATGCACAAGATGACAAGTGACCCCCTGAACCTGGCGCTGCGGCGCTACGCGGGGATGGCCCTCACCAACCTCACCTTTGGCGACGTGGTCAACAAG GCAACGCTGTGCTCCCGCCGGGGCTGCATGGAGGCCATCGTGGCTCAGCTGGGCTCCGACAGCGAGGAGCTTCAccag GTGGTCTCCAGCATCCTGAGGAACCTCTCCTGGCGAGCTGACATCAACAGCAAGAAGGTGCTGCGGGAGGTGGGCAGCGTCACCGGGCTGACGCGGTGTGCGCTGCACGCCGGCAAG GAGTCCACACTGAAGAGCGTCCTGAGCGCGCTGTGGAACCTGTCGGCGCACAGCACGGAGAACAAAGCCGCCATCTGCGGGGTGGAGGGAGCCCTGGGCTTCCTGGTGAGCACCCTCACCTACAAGTGCCAGAGCAACTCGCTGGCCATCATCGAGAGCGGTGGCGGCATCCTCCGGAACGTCTCCAGCCTCATCGCCACGCGGGAGGACTACAG gcAGGTGCTCCGGGACCACAACTGCCTGCAGAcgctgctgcagcacctgcGCTCGCACAGCCTCACCATTGTCAGCAACGCCTGCGGCACCCTCTGGAACCTGTccgcccgcagcccccgcgaccaggagctgctctgggacCTGGGGGCGGTCAGCATGCTGCGCAACCTCATCCACTCCAAGCACAAGATGATCGCCATGGGCAGCGCGGCCGCTCTCCGCAACCTCCTCACCAACCGGCCCCCCAAGTACAAGGACGCCGCCGTCGTCTCGCCGGGCTCCTGCATGCCCTCGCTCTACATGCGCAAGCAGAAGGCGCTGGAGGCTGAGCTGGATGCCAAGCACTTGGCTGAGACCTTCGACACCATGGAGAAGCAGAGCCTGAAGAGCCAGAGCGCCAAGAAGCCGACACGGCACATGGAGAGCCTGGTGAAGGACTATGCCTCCGACTCCGGCTGCTTTGATGATGACGAGGTGCCCAATGTCTCCACCGGCGTGGAAACGGCCAGCGCCTCCGTCCTCTCCATGTTCCTCaactcctccttcctccagggGCAGGCGCTGCCCCGGGCGCTGGCACAGAGGCGATGCCCAGAGCCGGAGAAGGATGGCAGTGGCAAACCAGCTGAGCCCAAGAAGCCACCGCTGCTGGAGGACGACGTCTCGCTGGCTGCCGAGAAGTTGGCCAACAAGATCTCCAGCACGGTGGCCAAGATTGACAAGCTGGTGGAGGACATCTCCACCATGCACACGTCCTCGGATGACAGCTTCAGCCTCAGCTCGGAGGACCACTGCCTGGACTGGCAGTACGGCCCCGAGGAGGTGCACGAGGCACGTGCCCAGTCCTGCTCGCCGTGCCGCCTCTCGGACGCCGGCGGCTTCGCCAAGCGGGAGAGCCTGAGCCGGGCGCACACGCTGCTGCGGCTCAAGACCGCCTACACCAGCCTGTCCAACGACAGCCTCAACAGCGGCAGCACCAGCGACGGCTACTGCACCAAGGAGCACATGAAGCCCTGCACCAGGGCCACCTTCCTTGACTACCGGGATGAGCTGCAGCGGTACCAGAAGCGGCCGAGCCGGCTTGACCTCAAGAGCATCCTGGGCAGCAAGCCGGAGCGGGCTGAACCCCCCACGCTCAAGGGTAGAGACACGTCTGAGCCGGAGAAGCCGGAGCAGCGAGACCTGCCGGAACGGGCCAAGAAGACGGTGACTTTCCCCAGCCCCAAGGCACTGGACAAGGAGCCCGAGTGGAAgaaggaggcaggcagcaagctCTCCCCCGACCCCCAGGTCCGCACCATCAAACTCTCTCCATCCTACCAGCACGTCCCTCTGCTTGAGAGCCTGGCCAAGAGCGGCGTGGCCACCGGTGCTGGCCACCACCCCTCCCTCCTGGGCAGAAAGCAAGCCTGGCTCCCCCCTGCGCTGCTGCAGACGGCCGAGTCCTTGAGCAAGATCCCAGAGAAGCTGCCTGCCCAGCCACCAGCCACGACAGAGCAAGAATCAGTGCAGAAATACTCAGTGGAGGACACCCCAATCTGCTTCTCCCGGTGcagctccctctcctccctctcctcagcTGACAACGTGCTGGATGGGCAGAGCCACAGCGAGAACGACCTGGACAGTGATTCCTCCCTGGAGATCCTGGAAATGGAggaaggggatggggaaggtGAGGAGGGGAGGCACGAGAAGGAGAAGGTGGCGGATCTGGGTCCAGCCACGCCGGTGAGGATTTCCCAGCCCATCACCATCCCCCTCCCAAAGCGCGACAAGGTCTTCCTGCGGGAGTCATCACCATCACGTCAGGATGACCTCACGCCCTCAAGCTCCTCGGAGAACTACATCCAGGAGACGCCGCTGGTGATGAGCCGCTGCAGCTCTGTcagctccctgggcagcttCGAGAGCCCCTCCATCGCCAGCTCCATCCAGAGCGACCCTTGCAGCGAGATGATCAgtggcaccatcagccccagcGAGCTGCCGGACAGCCCTGGGCAGACCATGCCGCCCAGCCGCAGCAAGACGCCCCTCTTCGAGCTGGGCTGCCAACCTGAGAAGGAGACCAGCCAGTTCAACATCCAGTGGGAGAACAACGTCAAGAAGTTCATGGAGATCACTGACTTCAAGGAACGCTTCCAGCTGCCCCAGGACCTGGACTCCATGGTCTACTTCACGGTGGAGAAACCCAACGAGAACTTCTCCTGCGCCTCCAGCCTGAGCGCCCTGCCCCTCCATGAGCACTATGTGCAGAAGGACGTGGAGCTCAAGCTGATGCCCACATTCCCGGAGAAGAACAGCCTGAATTTTGCGGCTCACGAGAAACGGGAGGAGCGGCGGGAGGAGCGGTACCTGGAGGGCCGCCGGCGGGCCGACCGCCCCGAGCCCCCCGACGACGATGACATCGAGATCCTGAAGGAGTGCATCAGCTCTGCCATGCCCTCCCGCTTCCGCAAGGTGAAGACGTCCCTGCTCTCCGGCCAGGTCCTGCACCCCCAGACGAAGAAGCCTGTGCACGTCCCTGTCTACATGCTGGTGCCAGCCCACGCACACACCGGCGTCCCCAAGCACCTGCGTGCCACCGCCCGCGACCTCTTCAAGGATGACGACTCCTTCACCGACTCGGCCGATGGGACCCCTGTCAACTTCTCCAGCGCCGCCTCACTGAGCGATGAGACCCTGCGCTATCCGGCTGCTGAGGAGGCTCCGCATCCCCGCGGCCCGGGGACGGGGCGCCCGGCAGCGGTCCTGCCCGAGGGACAGCACGAGGCGGGCAGCGCCGGCACCCTCCAGGCCAGGAGAGCCGCCTCCAGCAGCTCGGCGCCTGCCCGGCTGAGCTCAGCCTGCAAAGGGAAAGTGGGGTCGAGCCGCGGCCAAGGCGGGGAGGGGAAGCGGGTCCAGCCCCCCCCGAAGAGCGGACGCAGCCTGGAGCTGGAGGTGGGGAGGGCCAGTGGTTCCCCCGGGAAGAAGGATGCTCCCCAGGAGGATGGGGTAGCCTTCCAGTCGCTGTGCCACACCACGCCGACGGAGGAAGCCGTCTACTGCTTCTACGAGCAGGACTCGGACGAGCTGCCCgaggtgggcagggaggtgtctggcagcagagctcagcccaGCCGGGCACCCAAGAAGGAGCGCTTGGGTGGCTCCGTTCCCCGGAGGGAGCCTGAGCCCAGTCCCCGGCCGGCGAAGGCGAAACCACGGAACAACCTCATTGCTGATGAGACGCCGCCGTGCTACTCCCTCAGCTCCTCCATGAGCTCCCTGAGCGATGCCAACCTCTCTGACGGTGAGGAGCGGGGCCAGCCCTGCGGCAAAGCCCCCCGGCCGCAGACAGCCACAGCGATGGGGCAGGCACAGGAGggctcccccagctcccccagcctcaACTCGGAGGATGACCTGCTGCAGAAGTGCATTGGCTCAGCCATGCCCAAGCGCCGGCGGCCCTCGGCTCGCCGGAGGATGGTGGAGCGCAAGCAGAAGCCGCTGGGTGCTGGCGGGAGGGATCGGAAGGCGGAGGCGAGGCATCATCCCGCCGAGGATGGCGGCTCTGACCGGGGATCAGACCTGGACAGCGTGGAGTGGCAAGCCATCCAGGAAGGTGCCAACtccattgtcacctggctgcaccaggctgctgcctccctctcgCGGGAGCCTTCCTCCGAGTCTGACTCCATCCTCTCCTTCATGTCGGGGCTCTCGGTTGGGTCCAccctgcagctctccctgggcaggcaggagaagaaGCGGACGGGCAGCGTGGCTGGCCGGGATGTGGCGAGGAGGGAGCACAGCAAGAGCCGCCCAGAGAGGAAGGACGCACCGGGCACCCGTCCCACCAGCCGCCGAAGCGCCAGGACAGAGCAGAGCCCAGCGCCCACCAAGCCGGTGCCCAACCTGCCCGTGGTCTTCCGTGGCAGGACCGTCATCTACATGCCCAGCCTGGCCAAGGACGCCCCCAGCCCGCGGGCCACCCCGAAGAAAAGCTCCGTGGCGAAGCCCGAGGTGCCGCCGGCCAAGAACCTCTCCCTGAGCCAGCAGCGCTCACGGAGCCTGCACCGGCTGGGCAAGCCCCCCGAAACTGGGGACCTGGCGCTGCCCAAGAGGAGCACGACACCACCTGCCCGCATTGGCAAGGGACCCCCCTCCTCAGGCTCCTCCCGCACCTCCACCCCCTCCCAGCACGCACCCAAGAAGCTACCGTCGCCCTCCCAGCTCGCCAAGCAGGGTCCCCCGGCTGCGGGCAAGGCAGGCGGCTCACCCTCCCCGCCGGGACCCCCAGCCAGAGCGCCAGCCCCCAAGTCCCCGGCCCCCAAGCAGTCCAAGACGCAGAAGTCGCCCGTCCGCATCCCTTTCATGCAGAAGCCCAGCAGGAAGGTGCTGCCGGGGCGGGGGACGATGCCGGTGCTGGAGGAGCAGGCGGATGCTGGCAAGGCGCAGGGCGGCAGGCCGGGGGGCAGCCGGCTCAACCTGGTGCGGATGTCATCGGCCCGTTCCAGCGGGAGCGACTCGGACCGTTCCGGCTTCCTTCGCCAGCTCACCTTCATCAAGGAAtcctccagcctgctgctgcgGCACCGCGCCGAGCTCTCCCCGGCGCAGCCGACGGCCTCACTGCCTCGCCGTGCCTCCCCGCAGCGCAGCCGCACCGCCCTCCCGGCCgtcttcctctgctcctcccGCTGTGAGGAGCTCAAGGCGGCCAAGCCAGCCGCCCCCAGCCCACGGCCCCTCATCCCCAGGgcccagcctggcagcaaagccCCCGCCGGTGCCAAGCCGCCACGGAGGACCAGCTCTGAGAGCCCGTCCCGGCTGCCGGTGAAGACCAGCATCCCCACGCCCGAGCCCTTCAAGAGGTATTCATCCTCGCCCAACATCAGCGTGGCACGGAGGACGGGCAGCCCTTCCTCCGTCCTCTCCGCCCGCTCCGAGGCTTCGGCACGGCGGCGGCAGACCGAGGCAGCACCCGGTGGGCAGCAGGCGAAGCCACCGGTGGTGATGATGAAGGGCACATGGCGGAGGATTCGGGACGAAGACATCCCCCACATCCTCAAGAGCACGCTGCCCTCCTCCGCCCTGCCACTGGCGGACGCTGGTGAGGAGGAGCGCCCCGGCACGCCCGGCCCCAGGAAGACCAGCGACGCCGTGGTGCAGACCGAGGACTTCTCCACCACCAAGACCAACTCCAGCACCTCTCCCACGCTGGAGACCCGCGAGGGGCCCCCGCACACCCGCGCCGCCTGCGATGGCGAAGCCCTGGCCCCCGCCAAGGCCACCCTGCCCATCTCCTTCGGCCACGAGGCGCCGGCCGGGACCTTCCCTGCCAGCCGGCACGGCTCCCCGAGCAGAGCCGCCCGCGTCACCCCCTTCAACTACGTCCCCAGCCCCATGGTGGTGACGGCGGTGGCCGACAAGGCGGTGGAGAAAATCCAGGCTTGA
- the CWH19orf25 gene encoding UPF0449 protein C19orf25 homolog has translation MSSKAKRVLPTRPEPPTAEQVLADMRGTHPADPVFLPPAEPRRDRGPSPGSPGPARQEAAEERDRLYRQSRSYVEMNQRLQESLERLRERREELRRAGAALERDVSEMKQKAF, from the exons ATGAGCTCCAAGGCCAAGCGGGTGCTGCCCACCCGCCCGGAGCCCCCCACCGCGGAGCAGGTCCTGGCCGACATGCGGGGCACCCACCCCGCTGACCCCGTCTTCCTCCCCCCCGCAGAGCCCCGTCGGGACCGCGGCCCCTCCCCAG gctcccccggccccgccagGCAGGAGGCCGCTGAGGAGCGGGATCGGCTGTACCGGCAGAGCCGCTCCTACGTGGAGATGAACCAGCGGCTGCAGGAATCCCTGGAGCGGCTGCGGGAGCGGCGTGAGGAGCTGCGGCGAGCGGGAGCGGCACTGGAGCGCGACGTCTCggaaatgaagcagaaagcgTTCTGA
- the LOC142049325 gene encoding granzyme M-like yields the protein MVARGALGRLLLLLLTLPSAGLAAQGSRQSLVIGGREAKPHSRPYMVSIQRWGAHVCGGALLRKQWVLTAAHCLCERTTAGRTVVVGLHSLKDRRADTQTFPIRSVCPHPGYNKKTMENDLLLLQLKGTVKLSKTRKLIGLLRREPADGAACSLAGWGISKRNGSVSTTLQELEVTVLNRWMCNNSRFWNGEISPTMICFRGRHRDSGPAKGDSGGPLVCGKRAEVAGVLSFSSPTFTDPLKPPVATSAVKHKKWIWKTMLLGCSSPQPRHVGQTDHPFLFTQSSSPAP from the exons ATGGTGGCGAGGGGCGCCCTGGGgcgtctgctgctgctgctgctgaccctCCCTTCGGCCGGGCTGG CAGCCCAGGGCTCGCGCCAGTCATTGGTCATCGGGGGACGCGAGGCCAAACCCCACTCCAGACCCTACATGGTGTCCATCCAGCGCTGGGGGGCTCACGTGTGCGGGGGAGCGCTGCTGCGCAAGCAGTGGGTGCTGACGGCCGCCCACTGCCTCTGTGAGAG GACGACTGCCGGCAGGACAGTGGTGGTGGGGCTGCACAGCCTGAAGGATCGCAGGGCAGACACGCAGACCTTCCCGATCCGGTCAGTCTGTCCCCACCCCGGCTATAACAAGAAGACCATGGAAAATGACCTTCTCCTGCTCCAG CTGAAGGGGACGGTGAAGCTGAGCAAGACACGGAAGCTCATCGGGCTGCTGCGGCGGGAGCCGGCGGACGGGGCGGCGTGCAGCCTGGCGGGCTGGGGCATCAGCAAGCGCAACGGGAGCGTCTCAACCacgctgcaggagctggaggtcACGGTGCTGAACAGATGGATGTGCAACAACAGCCGCTTCTGGAACGGCGAGATCAGCCCCACCATGATCTGCTTCCGGGGACGCCACAGGGACTCGGGACCCGCTAAG GGTGACTCCGGGGGCCCCTTGGTGTGCGGGAAGCGGGCAGAGGTGGCTGGCGTGCTGTCCTTCTCCAGCCCGACCTTCACGGACCCTTTGAAGCCACCAGTCGCCACCTCGGCCGTGAAGCACAAGAAATGGATCTGGAAAACGATGTTGttgggctgcagctccccccagcccaggcacgTGGGACAGACAGACCACCCCTTCCTATTTACACAG agcagctccccagccccgtGA
- the RPS15 gene encoding small ribosomal subunit protein uS19 — translation MAEVEQKKKRTFRKFTYRGVDLDQLLDMSHEQLMQLYSARQRRRLNRGLRRKQHSLLKRLRKAKKEAPPMEKPEVVKTHLRDMIILPEMVGSMVGVYNGKTFNQVEIKPEMIGHYLGEFSITYKPVKHGRPGIGATHSSRFIPLK, via the exons ATG GCGGAGGTGGAGCAGAAGAAGAAACGAACCTTCCGAAAATTCACCTACAGAGGGGTGGACCTGGACCAGCTCCTCGACATGTCCCA TGAGCAGCTGATGCAGCTGTACAGCGCCCGCCAGCGCCGGCGCCTCAACCGGGGGCTGCGCCGCAAGCAGCATTCCCTGCTGAAACGCCTGCGTAAAGCCAAGAAGGAGGCACCGCCCATGGAGAAGCCAGAGGTGGTGAAGACCCATCTGCGGGACATGATCATCCTCCCCGAGATGGTGGGCAGCATGGTCGGCGTGTACAACGGCAAGACCTTCAACCAGGTGGAGATCAAG CCCGAAATGATCGGTCACTACCTGGGGGAATTCTCCATCACTTACAAGCCGGTGAAGCACGGCCGGCCCGGCATCGGTGCCACCCACTCCTCCAGGTTCATTCCTCTGAAGTAA